From Caldisericota bacterium, the proteins below share one genomic window:
- a CDS encoding TldD/PmbA family protein, which yields MQEIVESALFAAKRAGASYVDIRSIQREEEDITTKNGAVDAIKHTGSKGFGVRVIANGGWGFSSSFIATPEEGERVANEAVQIALASSKTKLEDAKMSDSKVYQDRVPQPVKIDPFEMPITKKIMILLEADKAMNVQGIVVRKGSMHFSKEWKTFASSEGAYIEQERIVSGAGISVVATDGKEMQVRSYPNSFGGDYQRKGFEFIEEMDLVSHGKEIAEQSIKLLSAKQCPSGTMDIVLGSPQMALQIHESVGHPTELDRVLGEEASFAGTSFLTTDKLGTFKYGSDIVNITADATIPRALGGFAYDDEGVKAKRVYLVKNGIFVGYLNSRETAAKLDLEVMGAMRADNWNKMPIIRMTSINLEPGDKTFDELIKGIDHGVLMGTNKSWSIDQNRLNFQFGTEIGWEIKNGKIQEMVKNPTYTGITYEFWRKCDGIANKDFWHVWGVPNCGKGEPVQVMQVSHGTAPARFRDIQVGVLK from the coding sequence ATGCAGGAAATAGTTGAAAGCGCGCTTTTTGCAGCAAAGAGAGCCGGTGCCTCTTATGTTGATATACGGTCTATCCAGAGAGAGGAAGAAGACATTACCACGAAAAATGGTGCAGTCGATGCAATAAAACACACTGGTTCCAAAGGGTTTGGAGTGAGAGTTATTGCAAATGGTGGATGGGGTTTTTCATCTTCATTTATAGCTACCCCAGAAGAAGGAGAAAGAGTGGCAAATGAGGCTGTCCAAATTGCACTTGCGAGCAGTAAGACAAAGTTAGAAGATGCAAAAATGAGTGATTCAAAAGTTTATCAAGACAGAGTGCCGCAACCAGTCAAAATTGATCCGTTTGAGATGCCTATTACAAAGAAAATTATGATTCTTCTTGAAGCAGATAAGGCAATGAACGTTCAGGGTATCGTTGTGAGAAAAGGATCTATGCACTTTTCAAAAGAGTGGAAAACTTTTGCATCATCTGAAGGAGCATACATAGAACAGGAGAGAATTGTTAGTGGCGCAGGAATATCAGTTGTTGCAACTGATGGAAAAGAGATGCAGGTGAGAAGTTACCCTAACTCATTCGGCGGTGACTATCAGAGGAAGGGGTTTGAATTTATTGAAGAAATGGACCTTGTTTCTCACGGTAAAGAGATTGCAGAGCAATCCATAAAGCTGCTTTCGGCAAAGCAGTGTCCTTCTGGTACGATGGATATTGTATTGGGAAGCCCGCAAATGGCTTTGCAGATTCATGAATCAGTAGGGCATCCTACCGAACTCGATAGAGTGCTTGGAGAAGAAGCATCTTTTGCTGGCACTTCATTTCTTACAACGGATAAACTTGGTACATTTAAATACGGGTCTGATATAGTGAATATTACTGCTGACGCAACAATTCCAAGAGCTTTAGGAGGATTTGCGTATGATGACGAAGGCGTTAAAGCGAAAAGGGTTTATCTTGTGAAGAATGGAATATTTGTGGGATATCTTAATTCGAGGGAGACGGCTGCTAAATTAGATCTTGAGGTTATGGGCGCGATGCGTGCGGACAATTGGAATAAAATGCCTATCATAAGGATGACAAGTATTAATTTAGAGCCAGGCGATAAAACATTTGATGAATTGATTAAGGGTATTGACCACGGTGTTTTGATGGGAACAAATAAAAGTTGGAGCATTGATCAAAATAGACTGAATTTTCAGTTTGGCACTGAGATAGGATGGGAAATTAAAAATGGAAAGATCCAGGAAATGGTAAAAAATCCCACTTACACAGGAATTACTTATGAATTTTGGCGAAAATGCGACGGCATAGCAAACAAGGATTTTTGGCATGTTTGGGGCGTACCAAATTGTGGGAAAGGGGAACCAGTGCAGGTGATGCAGGTGAGTCATGGTACTGCTCCGGCACGTTTCAGAGATATACAAGTAGGGGTGTTGAAATGA
- a CDS encoding TldD/PmbA family protein, which yields MIGKERVLDILENVISLSSADQTEALFMGEESYLTGFANNYIHRNVGGKDCSLSVRVAIGKKVGSAIVNSFSKDAIKKVVRNAILIAKNQRENLDFVSFAKPEKRKDKDFFVEATANCTPEFRAEYVSKILSKTKAKGFIGSGKFETNALEVAVANSLGVERYTKLTVSTLKSVVLTDTSSGYSEYSSVDVNEIPLNDIIRESVEIAEKSQTPVSIEPGKYEVILTPYALADLIGSLSYIALNARAMNEGMSFLIGQIGKKVVGENVTMYDDGFSQETISLPFDFEGVPKKKVMFFDKGVAKGVVYDTLSAYKEGKKSTGHSLPQPSQYSPYPMNLIMEGGESSKEKMISHVKKGLYVQRFWYTNPMDPRNTVITGMTRDGLFLIENGKITKPVKNMRFIENIATALNNVLELSKERKIIYDMASVTAPYARIKDFTFTGKTEF from the coding sequence ATGATTGGGAAAGAAAGAGTGTTGGATATATTAGAAAATGTGATTTCTCTGTCCAGTGCTGACCAAACTGAAGCCTTATTTATGGGAGAAGAATCTTACTTGACAGGTTTTGCTAATAACTATATCCACCGAAATGTTGGCGGGAAAGATTGCAGTCTTTCCGTGAGAGTTGCAATTGGAAAAAAGGTTGGTTCTGCGATTGTAAATAGTTTTTCGAAAGATGCTATTAAAAAAGTCGTTCGCAATGCAATTCTTATTGCAAAGAACCAGAGAGAAAATCTTGATTTTGTCTCATTCGCAAAACCGGAAAAAAGAAAGGATAAAGATTTTTTCGTGGAGGCAACAGCTAATTGTACTCCAGAGTTTAGGGCAGAGTATGTAAGTAAGATATTAAGTAAAACAAAAGCGAAAGGGTTTATTGGTTCAGGCAAATTCGAAACAAATGCGTTAGAAGTTGCAGTAGCAAATTCCTTAGGTGTGGAAAGATATACAAAATTAACGGTAAGCACACTAAAAAGCGTTGTGTTAACAGATACCTCAAGTGGTTACTCAGAGTATTCTTCTGTTGATGTTAATGAAATTCCCCTTAACGATATTATTCGAGAGAGCGTTGAGATTGCAGAAAAGAGTCAAACCCCTGTATCAATTGAGCCAGGGAAGTATGAAGTAATTCTTACGCCATATGCACTTGCAGATTTAATAGGAAGCCTTAGCTATATTGCATTAAACGCAAGAGCGATGAACGAAGGTATGAGTTTTCTCATCGGGCAGATTGGCAAAAAGGTAGTTGGCGAAAACGTTACAATGTATGATGATGGTTTTTCTCAGGAAACAATTTCTCTTCCATTTGATTTTGAGGGTGTGCCAAAGAAGAAAGTGATGTTCTTTGATAAAGGTGTTGCTAAAGGTGTTGTGTATGACACGCTTTCGGCATATAAAGAAGGAAAAAAATCGACCGGGCATTCGCTTCCTCAGCCGAGCCAGTACAGTCCATACCCAATGAACCTTATTATGGAAGGCGGCGAGAGCAGTAAAGAAAAAATGATTTCTCATGTGAAAAAAGGACTTTATGTCCAGCGATTTTGGTATACCAATCCAATGGATCCAAGGAATACTGTTATTACAGGGATGACAAGAGATGGATTATTTCTTATAGAAAATGGAAAAATCACAAAGCCTGTCAAAAATATGCGTTTTATTGAAAACATTGCAACTGCGTTAAACAACGTCCTGGAATTAAGTAAGGAGCGAAAAATCATTTATGATATGGCATCTGTTACCGCGCCGTACGCGCGGATAAAAGATTTTACTTTTACAGGCAAAACCGAATTTTAG